The Alteribacter populi genomic sequence CTAATTTCCGGTAATTGGCCGACAGTCCACCACTGGATTTGGATTACACTCGCCATGGTCGGGGCAAGAAGTGCGGCGATGAGTTTAAATCGTGTCATTGACGCCAATATTGATAAGAAGAATCCTAGAACAGCAGCCCGCGCCATTCCTGCCGGTCTATTGTCCAGGCTCGAGACAGGACTATTTATCTTTGTTTCATTTTTATTACTATTTTTTGCGGCGTACCAATTAAATATGCTCGCTGTTTATCTATTACCAATTGCTGTATTTTTTTTAGTCATCTATTCTTATACGAAAAGATTTACATACTTATGTCATATCGTACTAGGAATCACGATTGGAATAGCCCCACTAGGAGGCTGGGTTGGAGCTACGGGAACATTAACATGGGAGGCGATGCTCCTATTTGTCGGAGTCGCTTTTTGGACTGCTGGATTCGATGTTATCTATGCGACACAAGATGCCGAATATGATCGTGACGTGGGTCTTCATTCAATTCCTAGCAGGTTTGGTATTTCTAATGCCTTATGGATAGCAAAAGTCTTTCATCTCGTTAGTTTTGTAGCGATGCTTGCATTATTTTTTGCGACACCATTGGGTTTGATTTTTCTACTAGGTGTTTTGATTGCAGGCGGGATTATGATGTACGAACATTCCCTTGTATCACCTAGTGATTTATCTAAAGTGAACGTGGCTTTTTTTACAATGAACGGGATCATTAGTATCGTCATGTTGATTTTTACGATTGGAGATTTACTTCTATGACTCAAGGAAAACGAGTTTTCACAGTTGGAATAACCGGAGCCAGCGGTGCTGTTTATGGAGTTCGTCTTGTAAACGCATTACTTAAAGCAGATCACCAGGTTCATTTAATTGTAACTGAAGCAGGGTGGCAGGTGTTTTACCATGAATTGAATGAAGACACAACTGATCGAGCTTCTTGTCTTGAACGATTGTTTTTAAATGAAAAGGATTTGCAAATTCATACTTTGCAGGATTTTTCGGCTCCGATTGCCAGTGGTTCTTATAAAAATGACGGCATGATCATTATCCCGTGTTCGATGGGAACAATGGCAAAAATCGCGCAAGGAATTTCAAGTAATTTACTAGAGCGTACAGCAGATGTCATGTTAAAGGAAAAAAGACCTCTCGTCATTGTACCACGTGAAACTCCGCTTCATTCTATTCACTTAGGAAATATGAAAATCATTGGTGACATGGGTGGATTAATTGTACCGGCAATGCCGGGGTTTTATCATCAACCGCAAACATTGGATGATGTCATTAATTTTGTTGTTGGAAAAGTTTTAGATCAATTGGATGTCAGTCATGATTTGTTTACTAGGTGGGGGGAATAGTTATGTCACTTGTGATAGGTGAAATCTCATATACAAACATTCTACCTATATTTTATTATCTAAATCGACCACACCTCCTTAAGAGGGGATGTTCTTTTGTTCCCCAAGTACCATCTGAGCTAAACCGTTCTATGAGTGAAGGTTCAGTTGATATTGGCGGAATTTCATCCTTTGCTTATGCAGAAAACCAAGAGACTTTTCAGTTATTGCCGCAATTATCGGTCTCCTCAGCTCGGAATGTGGGCTCTATCTTTTTGTTTTCGAAGGTGCCGCTTTCTCAGCTTGAAGGAAAAACGGTCGCTTTGACGTCAAGTTCAGCAACGTCTGTTCATTTATTAAAAATTATTTTAGGTAAGTTTTGCGAATTAGGTGTTGACTATGTGACGATGGAGCCGGATTTTGAACGGATGATGGAATATGACGCGTGCCTGTTGATTGGTGACGATGCGATCCAAACTTATTGGTCTAATCCTGAAGGAATCTATCGGTATGACTTAGGGGAATTATGGAACGAGAGAACGGGTTACCCGATGACTTACGCTGTAGTTGCAGCAAGAACGGGTGCGATTCAAAGACATTCATGGCTAATGAAGGACCTCTATGATGAAATGATTTCGAGTAAAAAAAGAGCGCAGAGAAATCATTTTCGTGATATGATAACCTCTATTCAGTATGAAATGGGTGGCGACCGGCATTTTTGGGAACATTATTTTGCAGGTTTAAATCATGATTTTACAGAGAAGCAACGAGAAGGCCTACTTTATTATTATCAATTGGCTTATGATATGGGGTTCATTGTACATCCTGTTCGTCAATTATCATTGTGGCAAGAAGCAGAAAATTGGCAATCTGTTTAGGATAAGGTGGAAGTTATCTTATGAAACTTATGGAAATCTATTGGTTTTTACGAAAAGATATTGCGACAATTGAGAAAGAACTAGAGCAAAACATCGGTGCTCATCATCCTGTTTTAAAAGAAGCTTCCTCCCATCTGTTAAAAGCAGGAGGAAAGCGGATTCGACCTGCTTTCGTTCTTCTTTCAGGACAGTTTGGCACCTATGACGTCAATGAAATTAAAAATGTGGCTGTTCCTTTAGAGCTTATTCATATGGCGTCTCTCGTTCATGATGATGTGATTGATGATGCTGAATTAAGGCGTGGGAAAAAGACGATTAAGGCTAAATGGGATAACCGTGTAGCAATGTATACTGGCGACTTCATGTTTGCACGCGCAGTAGAAATGGCAACATATTGTAAGCAGCAAAAAGTTCATGAAATTATTTCAAATGCTATGGTTGAAATGTGCGTCGGAGAAGTGGAACAAATTTCAGATCAGTACAATTGGAATCAGCACCTGAAAGATTACTTAAGACGGATCAAAAGAAAAACAGCACTTCTCATCGCTGTAAGTTGTCAGCTTGGCGCTGTTGCTAGCGGGACAGATTATGTTACAAGAAGGCAATTAACACTTTTCGGATATAATGTGGGCATGGCATTTCAAATTACCGATGATATTTTAGATTTTGTTGGAACGGAAAAAGAGCTAGGTAAACCTGCTGGCAGTGATTTGAAGCAAGGAAATGTAACATTACCAGCCCTTTATGCTATGGATAAAAATCCAGAATTAAAAGAAAAAATTGTCGCTTGTGTAAAAGAGGGTGACCTTGGTGAATCAGAGATAAAAAATGTCATTACTATGATCAAAGAAACAGGCGCAGTGATTTTTTCGAAACAAATCGCTGACCGGTATCTGCTTAAAGCAAAAGAGGCACTGCACCCGCTGCCGGATATACAGGCTAAAAAAGCCCTTTATGAAATTGCTGAATATATCGGAAAAAGAAAGTTTTAACGACGAAACTGTAATGGTTTCGTCGTTTTTAAGTTTGGAATATGGTTAAATAACTATATTTAGCCGTAAAATTAGAATAAAGCGGTAAAACTTTATTTATCTTTTGGAAGCGATTACAGAATTTTATTGAGATTCGTACGAAAATTTGCTATACTCAAAAAGGTTTATAATATAAATATATACATAACGGTGGAGGTATGAACATGGAACGCACTTTTTTAATGGTAAAGCCAGATGGAGTACAACGGAATTTAATCGGTGAAATTGTCTCCCGCTTTGAAAAGAAAGGATTTACTTTAGCTGGAGCAAAAATGTTAGCGATTTCAAAAAACCTAGCTGAAACTCATTATGGTGAACATAAAGAACGTCCATTTTTTGGGGAATTAGTAGACTTTATCACCTCTGGACCTGTATTCGCAATGGTCTGGGAAGGTGACAATGTGATAGATGAAGCCCGAAAAATGATGGGGAAAACAAATCCTCAGGAAGCATTACCAGGAACGCTTCGTGGTGATTATGGTGTTCAAGTATCTATGAATGTCATCCACGGGTCTGACTCTGAAGAAAGTGCGAAGCGAGAAATTGAACTGTTCTTCCAAAAGGATGAACTTGTTAGTTACGAAAAAACGATTAACAAATGGGTTTAACTAGAAGAAGGCAGAGCATTTCTCTCTAGCGAATAGAAAACTTGGCTTCGTTTAATAACGGCTGATGAACGCCATTTCGCAGACGTTTGAGCTTGTATCCATTGAAATGAAAGGCGGGGAAACCTGCCTTTTTTGTGTTTAAAAAGGATGTTCATGAAAATAACACTCTTCCTTCATAGCTACTTTCAACAGAAATGATATAGGAGGACAATTAGGTAGGTAATGTTTTATAATGAATAAAAATACTGTAGTTATTATCTATAAATAGTAGGGGAAGTGCAGCAATGAACGTAGATTATCTTGATTTCAAAAAGCAGATTAAGCAAAAAGCCGGTATTGATCTAAGTCTTTACAAAGAAGCACAGATGAAACGACGATTGACTTCATTACGGGAAAAGCGCGGATATGACACTTTTTCAGATTACGGGATGGCGATGAATAAAGAACCGGACCTATTTGAAGAGTTTTTAGATCGGATGACGATCAATGTATCGGAATTTTATAGAAATCCCGAACGGTGGAACATCTTAAAATCAAAAATTCTCCCGCGCCTCCTGACGTCTCGTCGTTCCTTGAAAATATGGAGTGCGGCTTGTTCAACAGGAGAAGAGCCATACACCTTGGCGATGTTATTAAACGAAATCAAGTCGGACGAAAGGGTTAAAATAGAAGCTACAGATTTAGATGAAACGATTTTAAAGCGTGCTAGAGCAGGGTTCTATCCTGAACGATCACTAAAAGATATGCCTCGGGAATGGAAATCCCAATACTTTAGTCGCGAAATTCTTGGCTATCGGATTGATGATACAATAAAGAGAACGGTCAGCTTTCGTAAACATGATTTACTTAATGAACCTTTCAATTCAGGATACGATTTGATTATGTGTCGTAATGTGTTAATTTATTTTACAGAAGAAGCAAAACGAAACTTGTATACTAAATTTGCTAACGCTCTTAATCCTGGAGGCGTTTTATTTGTAGGAAGTACAGAACAAATTTTTAACCCAAAAGCGCACGGCTTTGAAACGGAAGATACCTTTTTCTACCGAAAAATTAAATCGTGATATTGAACTCGCTTCCTAATAGTTAGCATGAGAGAAATCTAAAAATAGAAAACCAACTATTTTCTCACAAGAAAGTTTTTTTAATTCTTGAAATTTTGAAGTGAATCAGCCACAATGGAGTATAAGAAAAAAGCAGTTTAATACATAAAAGCATTAAAGAAAACTGAAGGAGTGACACAGTATGAGGTTTTTAACAGCAGGGGAATCTCATGGCCCCCAATTGACTGCCATTATAGAAGGCGTGCCTAGTCAACTTTCACTAACAGAGGAAGATATTAATTACCACCTTCAAAGACGTCAAAAAGGCCATGGGCGTGGACGAAGAATGCAAATTGAAAAAGACCATGTACAGATTAAAAGCGGGGTAAGACATGGGAAAACAACTGGGGCACCGATTACCCTCGTCGTTGAGAACAATGACTGGAAACATTGGAATAAAATTATGGGTGCTGAGCCGATCTCAAGTGAAGAAGAAAAAGAGATGAAGCGAACAATTTCCCGGCCTCGACCAGGACATGCAGATTTAAATGGTGCAATAAAGTATGAACACCGCGATATGAGAAATGTTTTGGAACGTTCTTCAGCAAGAGAGACAACGGTTCGTGTTGCTGTTGGTGCCGTAGCTCAAAAGCTATTAAAAGAATTTGGTATTGAAATTGCTGGTCACGTGTTAGAAATCGGTGGAATCGTAAGTGAGATAGCCCCCGAAGTGAGTAGCGTTGCTGAGATTCTTGAAAGAACAGAGGGCTCTCCAGTTCGGTGTCTTGATGAGTCGGCTGAAAAGCAAATGATGGCAGCGATTGATGATGCTAAGAATAATGGCGATTCAATCGGCGGGGTTGTTGAAGTTGTAGCGACGGGTCTTCCAGTAGGCTTAGGAAGTCATGTTCATTATGATAAAAAGCTTGATGCAAAAGTTGCACAAAGTGTAATGAGTATTAATGCTTTTAAAGGTGTTGAGTTTGGAATTGGGTTTGAAGCTGCCAGGAAACAAGGAAGCCAGGTTCATGATGAAATTCTTTACGATGAAACGAGAGGGTATTACCGGAAAACGAACCGTTTAGGTGGTTTTGAGGGAGGAATGACAACGGGGATGCCAGTTGTAGTAAAAGGCGTTATGAAACCAATTCCGACACTTTATAAGCCACTAAAGAGTGTCGATATCGAAACAAAGGAAGCCTTTGAAGCGAGTATCGAACGCTCCGATAGTTGTGCGGTTCCAGCAGCGGCGATTGTGTGTGAACATGCAGTAAGCTGGGAATTAGCAAATGGCTTTTTGGAAAAATTCGGCTCAGATTCACTGGAGGACGTAAAGCGTGCATATCATGAATATTGCGAACGAGCGAGGGCTTTTTAATGGAGAGCCCCATTTTAGTACAATCGTCCAGTCATTCGTATCCGGTTTACATTGAAGCTGGATTAAGGCACAGTTTGTATGACCTGCTATGCCGGAGGGCATCTAACCTTCATTCGCAATATTTGGTGATCACAGATGGTCGCGTCAAGGAGTATTACCTTGAAGATATTTTGGCATCCTTTCCAGAAGAATGTCCTGTTCATACGTATGCGGTTCCTTCAGGTGAATCATCAAAAAGTTTATCTCAATATGAAGACCTATTAACGTATGCTCTTGAAAAGGAGCTTGATCGCGATTCTTTGATCATTGCATTGGGTGGTGGAGTGGTCGGTGATTTAGCTGGCTTTTTGGCTGCTACATACATGCGTGGAATTGATTTTGTACAAGTGCCGACGACGCTTTTAGCTCATGACAGTAGTGTTGGTGGGAAAGTAGGGATTAACCATGCACTTGGTAAAAATATGATTGGAGCGTTCCATGCACCACGAGGAGTGTACTTTGACCCGGAAGTATTTACGACTTTACCGATCAAAGAGTGGCGGTCTGGGTTAGCTGAAGTGATCAAACATGGACTAATAAATGACTATTCTTTCTATGAATGGACGATAAACAATATCGTCCCTGAATCGATTCCTGATGTGGAAACGATCGTAACTTTGCTCAAACATTCAATTAATATAAAAAAAACAATTGTCGAGAACGATGAAAAAGAACGAGGTATACGCGCCTTTTTAAATTTTGGTCATACATTAGGTCATGCAATTGAAGCAGAAGCAGGTTATGGAAAGTGGACTCACGGAGAAGCTGTTGTGATTGGGATGGTTTTTGCATTGAAATTGAGTGAACAGCATTTTCAAACTGATCTGAAGAGTGAGGCTGTGAAAAAAAAGCTCGAAAAATTTGGGTATCAAACACATATTCCCGGAAACTTATCACTCAATTCTTTAATTAATCGAATGAAATCAGATAAAAAAGGAAAATCAGGTCAAATACGATTTGTGTTATTAACGTCATTCGGATCCCCGGCTTTAGTTTCGGTAAGTGTGGAACAGTTGTGTAAGCAGTTTGCAATGGAGGTAGATGCGGATGATTCGAGGAATTAGAGGCGCAACAACGGTGACTGAAAATGAGGGAAAAGAAATGTTGAAGGCAACAAAGGTGTTAGTAGAGACGATCGTTAAAAATAATCACGTTTCGCCTGAACAAATCAGTTACATTTGGATGACAGCAAGCCCTGACTTGGATGCGACCTTTCCAGCAGGAGCCCTTAGAATGATCGATGGATTTAATCGCGTACCGGTAATGTGCGCGCAAGAGATTCCTGTAGACGGATCTCTTAATAAATGTATTCGTGTTATGGTAATAGTGGAAACTGAGCGTTCACAAAAAGAAATAACGCACGTATATTTAAACGAAGCGAGAATACTGCGCCCTGATTTGGTTGAAGAAAGATTTTGATTGACATTAGGATCACACCCGGTTAGGATTGTGTATAAGTTAGAAGTTACAGTAGCAATCAACAGTTTAGTTTAGTTAAAAGCGTTACAGAGACGAGAGTAGTATAGTAGAGAAGAGTTGGAGCAGAGGATAGCAAGAATAGGGTAGCGTACTGTCTTATATTGACAGGTTTATTTATCATACTATTAAAACCTATGACCCTAAACACCTGCTCAAGATTTTTTGACAGGTGTTTTTTTAGTACTATCAGATCGTATTTAAAAAGTGAGATGAAAAGATCGATAGTCCAAGTTTAACCAGGGCTTAGTAGTTAGCCAGGTTTATGACAACCCACTCTATCCCCCTTTGCTTCAGTCATTTCTTCCACCAACAAAATCGAGGTGTAGACAATGATTGAAACGAGCAAATCTTCATTTTTACAGCAAGCAAACACGTATGGAACAGTTCCTATTTCCGCACGTGTAGTAGCTGACACATTAACTCCAATACAATTATTCGAAACTTTTAATGAACGAGCGGCCTTTCTGCTAGAAAGTCGTGACCCGCTATCTTTATGGTCCAAATATTCTTTTATCGGGCTTGATCCTTTCTTATATTTGGAAGAAAGTGACGGAAGCTTTTTAATAAAAAATCATGAAGGCGATACGCAACATTCCTATCAAACCTTTATTGAAGCGTGGAATACGACTCTTGCTCGGCTAAATGTGTCTCCTCATTTACCTGACATCCCGTTTCCAGGAGGAGCGGTCGGTTCATTTTCATTTGAAGCGATGTGTCTTCAGGAAGAGAAAATCCAACGGGGAGATCAGCCTGCTGCTTCGTTTGTATTTTGTCAAACGATCATGGCTTTCCACCATGAACGAGAAGAACTGCAAATCATCCACTTTAAACCGTTGAAGGAAGGCAAGACGCGTTTGCAATCGTATAAAGAAAGTATTGCTGATGTCAAATCTATGATAGGTCAACTCTCAAAAGGAGATACGCCAATCAGCAGGCGGTTGTTTAAAACTGAAAAAATAAATGAAGAACGTATATTAGGTCAGGTAAAAAGTAATGTAGCAAAAGCTGACTTTATGCGCAGTGTAGATAAGGTCAAAAATTATATAGAAGCAGGAGATGTTTTTCAAGTAGTCCTTTCACAAAGGTTCGAAATGGAAACAACAATAGAGGGATTAGAGTTATATCGAGTATTGCGTAAACTGAATCCTTCTCCGTACATGTTTTATATTCGTACGCTTCGTGAAGAGTTAGTTGGTAGTTCTCCTGAAAGACTCGTGAAAGTAGAGAAGGATAGAACGATTGATATCCATCCGATTGCAGGTACCCGCAAACGGGGGGGGAATGAGGCTGAAGACGAACACCTTGCTAAAGATTTGTTGGCGGATGAAAAAGAAAGAGCAGAACATTTTATGCTCGTCGACTTAGCGCGCAATGATCTCGGAAAGGTTTGCAAATACGGCACAGTTGACACCTTTGAAATGTTAACTGTAACAAAGTTTTCTCATGTGATGCATTTAATTTCAAAGGTAAAAGGAGAACTAAAGGAAAGTACTCACCCAATCGACGCACTACTAAGTGCGCATCCAGCAGGAACTGTATCTGGAGCCCCTAAAATTAGAGCTGCTGAGATCATTCAAGAATTAGAGGTCGACTCTCGAGGAACGTACGCAGGAACAGTTGCTTACTGCAGCTTTAATGACACGATTGATTCCTGCATTGCGATTCGTACGATTCGTCTAAAAGAAAAGAAGGCATATATTCAGGCGGGTGCTGGTGTTGTTTACGATTCTGTCCCAGAGCTGGAATGGGAAGAAACAAGAAATAAAGCACTTGCTTTAATTAATGCGGTTCATCAAGCAAAAGAAAACTTTACACGAGAGGGGATTGAATTATGAATCACTTCATCGAACGGATTTTTGAACCTGAATCATTGACAGAGGAAGAAGCGAAAAGAACAATGCACCAGATGATGAGCGGAGCAATGACAGATGAACAAGTTTCTGCCTTATTATCCGTGCTACGTTACCGTGGAGAAACGGTGGCTGAAATGACCGGATTTGCGAAAGCGATGAGGGAAAAAAGCGTTCAAATCAACCATGACAAAGAGAATCTCATTGATACGTGCGGTACAGGAGGGGATGGTACAAACACGTTTAATATTTCCACAGCTGTTGCGATCTTACTAAGCGGAAGCGGTGTACCTGTAGCTAAACACGGAAATCGAAGTGTGTCATCGAAAACGGGCAGCGCCGATGTATTAGAGGAATTAGGCATTCCTATTCAAGCGACGAAAGAAGAAGCTGAAAGGATGATTGTAAAACATAATCTCTGTTTTATGTTTGCACCGGTGTATCACTCTTCAATGAAGCATGTAGCAAAAGCTAGAAAAGGACTCGGGGTAAAAACGATTTTTAATCTCCTCGGTCCCTTAACCAATCCTGCTCGGACAAAACATCAGCTCATTGGCGTTTACGATCAAACAGTAGCTCAAAAGATGGCAGAAACAGCGAGAAACTTAGGGGTGGATCGAGCTCTTTTCGCAACAGGGTCTGATGGACTTGATGAATTGACGATTACGGGTGCAAGCTCACTAACCGAATTACAGGGAAATAAAATATCTACCTATACTATCAAACCGGAAGAAGCCGGTCTTCAAAGGGGAACGCTAACAGATATCCAAGTCAGGAATAAGGAGGAAAGTGCTAACCTTATCCATGGCACTTTAGAAGGAAAAGGGAACTTAAGTGCAAGAAATGTCATTTTATTGAACGCAGGTGCTGCTCTTTATGTGTGTGGGGCAGCTAATACAATCGAAGAAGGGGTTACCGAAGCGAGGGTGGCATTAGAGAATCGAGCTGGTTACGAACAGCTTCAACGGCTGCAGACAACAAAAGAGAGGGGAGTTCTTGTATGATTTTGGATCATATCGTCGAGCAAAAACGGAAAGAAGTGAACAGGATCGTTCCTGAAAATCCAAGGCCCAAACGAAAGCGTTCATTTTTACAAGCACTAAAAAGACCCAATCGTCAAGGAGCTGTCATTGCAGAAATAAAAAAAGCAAGCCCTTCAAAAGGGACGTTTATCGAGCATTTTGATCCAGTAGCGATTGCTAGAGCATATGAACAGGCTGGTGCTGATGCACTATCTGTTCTTACCGATCAACAATTTTTTCAAGGAGACGCTTCTTATATAAAAAAAGTGAAATCTCATGTATCATTACCTGTTTTACGGAAGGACTTTATTATTGACCAAAGTCAGATCGATGAATCAGCTAACATTGGCGCTGATGCGATTTTATTAATTGCTGCGATTCTAAGTCCGCGTAAACTAATAGAGTTTCATGATTATGCGAGGTCGTTAGGGCTGGATGTGTTAGTAGAAGTTCATAGCAAAGAAGAACTTCACCGTATTCTTCAGGAAGGAACACCTGAGTTAATAGGAGTAAACAATCGAGATCTACAGACGTTTAAAACAAACCTTAACCATACGAAAGAGGTAGCCAAGCTGATCCCTCCGCAGGCCATTGCGATAAGCGAAAGTGGGATTCACAGTTGTCACGATGTTGAGCGTGTACTTTCATACGGAGCGAAAGGGATGTTGATTGGGGAATCTCTTATGCTTGCAGCGGATAAAATAAGCAAGTTGGAGGATTTGTTTAAAGTCAGGTAGCTTCGGGAGGAGAGATTTTGTGAAACAAGTAAAACTAAAATTCTGTGGTATTACAAATGAGGAGGATTTTGAAAAAGCTTCCAAATCACGAGCTGACTATTTGGGTGTTGTGTTTGCAAAGAGTAAGCGTAAGGTCACGGCAGATCAAGTAGCGGAATGGAGAAGAAAACACCCATTGCAAAGAAGCCAAAAGCTGATTGGTGTGTTTGTTAATGCAGATGAAGAAGAGATTGCCGCCATTGTAGACCAAGTGCCATTGAACGGTGTTCAATGCCATGGAAGAGAGTCAGCGGCAATGCTATCACGATTAAGGAAGCTCACTTCAGCGTTTGTCTTAAAAACGATTCACCACGAAAAGAATGGTCCAGAACTAATGGAAGAGTACCATCCTTTAGTAGATGGTTTTGTCGTTGATACAAAGGCGGAGCACGCATGGGGGGGAACAGGTCATTCCTTTGACTGGAATGCCGTTCCTTCTTATACAACAACTGCAACTAAGTTTCAAAAAGAATGTTTGATTGCCGGCGGGATTTCACCAGATAATATAGAGGAACTTTTAACCTACAACCCTATTGGGATTGACCTATCCTCAGGTATTGAAACAAACAGAAAAAAAGATGGAAGGAAGATGGCTCAGATGCAATCACATGTCAAGGCTAAATCCAGATATACTTTTCCGGATTCCCTCGGCCGGTTTGGCGATTTTGGAGGGAAGTATGTACCAGAGACGCTAATGCACGCCCTAACAGAATTAGAAGAGGCATATAAAACGATTAAAGAAGATGACACATTTTTTTCGGAACTTCATCATGAATGGGAGACGTATACGGGCCGTCCGACACCACTTACTTTTGCAGACAACCTTACGAATAAAATCGGTGGAGCAAAAATCTATCTTAAACGAGAAGACCTGAACCATACAGGTGCCCATAAAATAAACAATGCAATTGCCCAAGCTATTCTTGCCAAAAGAATGGGGAAAACAAAAATTATTGCAGAAACTGGTGCAGGCCAACACGGTGTAGCAACGGCAACAGCTGCAGCGCGCTATGGATTATCATGTAAAGTATTTATGGGAAAAGAAGACATGAAACGGCAACAATTAAACGTATTTCGAATGGAGCTGTTAGGGGCAGAAGTTATTGAAGTGACTAGTGGGAGTCAAACATTGAAGGATGCAACGAATGAAGCGATTCGCCACTGGGTGACCCATGTAGAAGATACGTATTATTTGATCGGATCTGCTGTAGGTCCTCACCCTTATCCGATGATGGTTCGAGATTTCCAAAGTGTCATTGGTAAAGAGAGTAAGAAGCAGATGCGAGAGAAAAACGGTACTATGCCAGATGAAATTGTCGCTTGTGTAGGAGGGGGAAGTAACGCTATTGGCATGTTTCATCCCTTTATTGAAGATGAAACAACGTTAGTCGGTGTCGAAGCCGCAGGGAAAGGTACAAAAACAAGCCAGCATGCTGCTACGTTAACTAAAGGAACGAGAGGTGTTCTTCACGGATCACTTTCTTATCTTTTACAAGATGAAGGAGGGAATATTACAGAACCTTATTCGATTTCAGCTGGGCTCGATTATCCAGGAATCGGTCCTGAACACGCCCACTTACGAGATATCGGCAGAGTAATATACGAAGCGGTAACAGATGAAGAAGCGATGACTGCATTGAAGATGTTAAGTGAAACAGAAGGTATTTTACCAGCCATTGAGTCTGCTCATGCATTGGCAGCTGCACTTAACAGGGCCAAGCAATTATCTACAGATCAGAAAGTACTTATTTGTTTATCAGGACGTGGAGATAAAGATGTACACACGATTAAATCATATGAAGAAGGAGGGAATAACTAATGGGCTATCTAGTGACTGAAGACTTTAAACAAAAACAGAATCTGTTTATTCCTTATCTAATGGCAGGAGACCCGGATCCTGAGGTTACAATTCAAGCAGCACTTACTCTTCAGCAAGCAGGAGCTGATGTGATAGAGTGGGGAGTTCCTTACAGCGACCCTCTTGCCGATGGCCCTGTTATTGAAAACGCGGCTAACAGAGCGCTTGCTAAAGGGATGAATATTGAAAAGGCAATTAACCTAGCAAAAAAAGCTCGCAATAGAGGACTTACTGTTCCGTTAGTATTATTTACCTATGTAAACCCTGTAATAGCCGTTGGTGAAGAAAAACTAGTTAAAAAGTTAAAGGAAGCTGAAATTGACGGGTTACTCATTCCGGATCTTCCATTAGAAGAAAGCAGAAGTCTTCGCGAACTCACGAAAAAGGAAGAAATTGCGCTGATTTCTTTAGTAGCTCCTACATCACATAAAAGGATAAAACAAATTGCAGAACAAAGTGAAGGCTTTCTCTACCTCGTCTCATCTCTTGGGGTGACAGGAACAAGAGATTCTTTTCAGAAAGGTATTACGGACATGGTTCACGAAATAAAAAAAATTTCTCAAATCCCGGTGGCAGTCGGCTTTGGAATCTCAAAAAAAGAGCATGTGAAAAAGTTTCATCAACTAGCCGATGGTGCTGTTATAG encodes the following:
- the aroC gene encoding chorismate synthase; translation: MRFLTAGESHGPQLTAIIEGVPSQLSLTEEDINYHLQRRQKGHGRGRRMQIEKDHVQIKSGVRHGKTTGAPITLVVENNDWKHWNKIMGAEPISSEEEKEMKRTISRPRPGHADLNGAIKYEHRDMRNVLERSSARETTVRVAVGAVAQKLLKEFGIEIAGHVLEIGGIVSEIAPEVSSVAEILERTEGSPVRCLDESAEKQMMAAIDDAKNNGDSIGGVVEVVATGLPVGLGSHVHYDKKLDAKVAQSVMSINAFKGVEFGIGFEAARKQGSQVHDEILYDETRGYYRKTNRLGGFEGGMTTGMPVVVKGVMKPIPTLYKPLKSVDIETKEAFEASIERSDSCAVPAAAIVCEHAVSWELANGFLEKFGSDSLEDVKRAYHEYCERARAF
- the aroB gene encoding 3-dehydroquinate synthase, which produces MESPILVQSSSHSYPVYIEAGLRHSLYDLLCRRASNLHSQYLVITDGRVKEYYLEDILASFPEECPVHTYAVPSGESSKSLSQYEDLLTYALEKELDRDSLIIALGGGVVGDLAGFLAATYMRGIDFVQVPTTLLAHDSSVGGKVGINHALGKNMIGAFHAPRGVYFDPEVFTTLPIKEWRSGLAEVIKHGLINDYSFYEWTINNIVPESIPDVETIVTLLKHSINIKKTIVENDEKERGIRAFLNFGHTLGHAIEAEAGYGKWTHGEAVVIGMVFALKLSEQHFQTDLKSEAVKKKLEKFGYQTHIPGNLSLNSLINRMKSDKKGKSGQIRFVLLTSFGSPALVSVSVEQLCKQFAMEVDADDSRN
- the aroH gene encoding chorismate mutase, with amino-acid sequence MIRGIRGATTVTENEGKEMLKATKVLVETIVKNNHVSPEQISYIWMTASPDLDATFPAGALRMIDGFNRVPVMCAQEIPVDGSLNKCIRVMVIVETERSQKEITHVYLNEARILRPDLVEERF
- a CDS encoding anthranilate synthase component I family protein translates to MIETSKSSFLQQANTYGTVPISARVVADTLTPIQLFETFNERAAFLLESRDPLSLWSKYSFIGLDPFLYLEESDGSFLIKNHEGDTQHSYQTFIEAWNTTLARLNVSPHLPDIPFPGGAVGSFSFEAMCLQEEKIQRGDQPAASFVFCQTIMAFHHEREELQIIHFKPLKEGKTRLQSYKESIADVKSMIGQLSKGDTPISRRLFKTEKINEERILGQVKSNVAKADFMRSVDKVKNYIEAGDVFQVVLSQRFEMETTIEGLELYRVLRKLNPSPYMFYIRTLREELVGSSPERLVKVEKDRTIDIHPIAGTRKRGGNEAEDEHLAKDLLADEKERAEHFMLVDLARNDLGKVCKYGTVDTFEMLTVTKFSHVMHLISKVKGELKESTHPIDALLSAHPAGTVSGAPKIRAAEIIQELEVDSRGTYAGTVAYCSFNDTIDSCIAIRTIRLKEKKAYIQAGAGVVYDSVPELEWEETRNKALALINAVHQAKENFTREGIEL
- the trpD gene encoding anthranilate phosphoribosyltransferase, with product MMNHFIERIFEPESLTEEEAKRTMHQMMSGAMTDEQVSALLSVLRYRGETVAEMTGFAKAMREKSVQINHDKENLIDTCGTGGDGTNTFNISTAVAILLSGSGVPVAKHGNRSVSSKTGSADVLEELGIPIQATKEEAERMIVKHNLCFMFAPVYHSSMKHVAKARKGLGVKTIFNLLGPLTNPARTKHQLIGVYDQTVAQKMAETARNLGVDRALFATGSDGLDELTITGASSLTELQGNKISTYTIKPEEAGLQRGTLTDIQVRNKEESANLIHGTLEGKGNLSARNVILLNAGAALYVCGAANTIEEGVTEARVALENRAGYEQLQRLQTTKERGVLV